DNA from Gavia stellata isolate bGavSte3 chromosome 16, bGavSte3.hap2, whole genome shotgun sequence:
ggggtggtggctGTTGTTTTAACAAATGGCTAATATCTTTACAGAGGGATACTTTGAATCACATTTAGCGTAGTAGCAAGTGCGATCATTTTACCACTTTACCACAGTTTACCACTGTCTCTTAgacaatagatttttttttactaaatctcatttttgtggtaatatttgtcttttctttaagACTGCACTCGCAAAGCAGGAAGACATGGAAATGAAGCTGCAAGAAGTGCAAAGGAATCTAGAgcattcaaaaggaaaagtagCGCAGttagaagaaaaactgtaagTCGTAATGAAGGGAATTGACTTAAATGACATATCATAGAGCTTACAGAGAGCACGTAGTTTAGGGAAAATACAGGTCATCTCCCTGCtgagaaggaacagaaattaTTAGTATTTATGACATGGAATAAATTTGACTGAATGAAGTTTTAGGGATTGCTGTATTCTTATAAAAGGAACATACAAAGTGTTGTTCCTCTAGTGTATCTAACCTTTTTCCAAAAGACAAACCATATCAACTCAACCCTTTCTCTTGCAGTGTGGTATGGGTGGAGTTTTCTTGGCTATGGCGTGGGGAGGGAAGACATGGATCTTGAGAAAAGAATTGTCATTCATCTTGGAGCAAGACATTCATGTAGATTGGAGACTTCAGTGTCTGGCCCTTTAGCCTAGTAAGTTAGGAATAAGCAAGAATGAAAAAGCATTGGATCAGGAGTTGAGATCCTAATTCAGCAGCCAGACGTTTTACACAGATTCGATAAACACGTGTGCGTTCTCCAGCCAAGTGTATTGAAGAGCCATTGTGGTGCCTTCAAAGTTGCTTCATAGTAGCCATGTTCTCTAAAGAAAGGCAACTGCAAACTGTCTTGGATGAAGCAGCTGTATGTAAGAAGAAAGAGTTCCAAATCAACACTTTCTATTCTGCCCAAATAACGCTGTTGGCTGTACAGGAACAGTGTGTTAACATACAGGCTATTTCTGAGGATGAACTTAGAATGTCTATTTAATCTCAATTTTGCATGATTGGCACTGCAGcatcctttttttgctttctgcttttacttAACATGCAAGTGCTCAAGTGTGAGgagaatttttatatttatattagaGTTAAAATAGACAAAGCTAATAATGCAGGTAGTGCAATTCACAAAGGGAGGAAATGATAACTTGTCTAGCTAATGCAGCTGTTCTAGCATACTTGCTTGTGGCAGACTATGGCTCAGTATCTTTACTACAAATGAGAAGACCATATGGAACAAGTATCACAAGAGCGTAGAATCACTTCTTAGAGCCAATACCCATTTGTCAGCTAAACTGAATTATGAGAAGTATGTATTACTACTACTAAGTCATCattcaatggtttatttctgCTTGCTTACCTGAAAACAAATAGCTTACAAGtagctctgaatttgtttaaatACATCCATCACGAAGACTTCCTGGTTTTAGGTCTGctactgaaagagaaaaagttgAAGAAAAGTCTGACACTGAGAAACTCCTGGAATATATCACAGAGCTCAGGTAACACCACATTGTTCTTGAGTTAAATTGGGTAAGTTTAAAGGCATTAAAACTAAGCCTCGTTTACAACTGAAGTAGAACCTTGGCAACAATTCTGTTTAACGGTATTAAAATAGAGGGGGGAAGAGAAATCACACATTTTTCCACACAATGGAAAGGAGTTGtaagatgttattttaattatctttCTAAATGTCACTGCTTTTCTGGGCTAAGCAATACTATGGAAGAGTTTTGTATCAGGGTCCTGAAATCTTGTTTTTAGCCTGAGTTATTTGTACATAAATCAAGCTAAATCCTTTTTCTCTAAGGTACTGGCAGTCATCTCTTTCAGCCCTCACTTGTAAAACAATGTACAGcagggcaaaaaaaccctcaatgCTGGCTTCCTCTGAACTTCAATACTccaatttgcatttaaaagttGTGATGAATTATGTATGTATGACCATCAGTCTGATTCTAAAAATTACTAACCCAGTGCTTTGTAACCAACTGAACCTCTAACCAGTCTTGACAGTAATGTGTCCCTAGCTCAGAACATGGTGAAAATACAAAAGTATTTAAACTTAACTAGTTCAGTCttggccccccccccccccccccatcaatTTACTCATTAAGAGATTCCTCATTAATTGGCTATATATCTTAAGATTCTGCTTATTCTTGGAAAATTTGGTATATTAATGTGTATGCTTTTCTGTCAAAACTCAACTTTGTAAAAAAACTGATGTgactatttctgttttaatcaAAACTTTATATTTCATTTGTGTGATTGTataggtttattttaaaacaaaacatcagtgttgaaATAAATTGCTTTGAATTTCAATTAACTTGTCTTAATATGCAAAAACCTTTGCCTGGTAAAGTAGGTGAAGGCAGTTTTCCTATTGGAAACCAACAGTCATaagcatttttcctttgtgctgaaGTGTAAGCTTACAAACTAAATTTTGTGGTAACAAATACcttaattttcttctacagTAGTGTTGCAGAAACAGTTGAGAAATATAAACTAGATGTTGCCCAGATGGAGGAGATGCTGATAAAGAAAGACCAAGATATTGGGATCCTGAGGGAtacccttaaaaataaagaggaagaatCATTTAAACTGATAAAAGAACTTAATGAAAGGTGTCAATTGCTTCAACAAGAAAAAGGTAATTGTTGGTGCTTGTACGCTGTTCACATATGTGGGATCACTGGCATGTCTTAAAGCATCACAAATAGGTTTACTCCAAAATGTCAATTTAGACTGGTTTGTTCCAAGTTAAGTCATGTTTCTGAGTTCCAGCTGAGAACAACTAGGCATATATCTAACAATATGGAAACTACCTTGAATCTGATAGCTATTAAATTTGTATTTCCATGAAGAGTTGCTAAGGTAGATAGTATAGAAATGAAAATTGTTTATATAGTAGGAATGGCTTTAGTTGGAAAGCTGAACAAAATGACTTGTTCCTTACTCTCCACTGAGAAGCTGTATGATATTGTCTCAATCCAGTGTTAGCAGCTTGTGCACAAGTTCAATGATGTATTGGGAACGTGTCTAGGAATCCTTCTTCACCTCTTTCCCCACCTCTCCCGCAAAACCAGCAACTCTGCAGCCTGAGACTGGTGCTCAGTTCTCTGTGGACCAGTGGGCTTGTATGTGCTAGTATTATGTGGAAGAAGCTTTGGGGAAATAATTTAGTTGTTTTTCCCCAGCCATACTGCTGTTTGGATGAAGGCTAACTGCTTGATCCAAAGGTTCCtgctgttaaaattatttttgaagtggTGTACTTCCAGCCAATTTGAGGCATTTCCAGATGGGTTAAAGATGTGGCttggggttttggtgttttttttttttcctccttgcctaACTTTAAAGCTAGATTGGAAATACTATGAAGAATAGATGTTTGAAGATAGAGAAGGGAATTTGTGTTACATTGACAATTCCTCTATGCAGAGAAAGAGTTGTctgacagcagaggaaaatTCCTCAGTATGAATGCTGAAATAGaagacctgaaaaaaaaattctgcttagAAGAACAAGAACACCAAAAACTGCTTCAGAAACATGAGGAGATGGtctctcagctgcagcaagagaAGGTAAATACAGACTATAAAATAGTCTAAAAATAGACTCTAAACCCAGTGACTGGCACTAAAGGTTCTGATTGTGGTTACACATGAAGATTGCTGTATTATTAATGGTCTAATCTGCGGAATGTACAAGTGGGTGCTCGCCAACAGAAACTCTGTGTAGTCCAATATCTCTAAGAATCATAGGTGGTATGATGGGTGTTTTTGATTTTCCTATAGATTTGACCTTATTCTTGTGCTTTAAAGACTAATTTGCCATGTTCAAACTTTAATATCTAGAAAAGTAGTGGTGGTTTTAAAATCTATGATACTCTGGCATGCAGGAATCATCTGCATCAATGCACCAGAAGTTATTAGAGTTCCAAGATGAGGTAACAAGTGAGAGACATCTTCTTGAAGAAGAGCTGAATGATACAATGAATGAGCTGAATAAATTACATGCTAaggagaagaaagctgaaaagttGGTGAAGCGGCTGGAACAAGAAATCAAATCTCAAGCTCTTGAACTTGCAGAGATGGAAGTAAAGTTGAAAGGGTTTGTGAAACAAACTTTCTGATTCTAAAGCtttgaaaggagaaatgttAAATCAGTAACATAAACAAAGCTTCTGAGCCTAATTCACGTTTTAGAGACCTGAACAgatataaatttatttcttgCTGGTTGTTGATTATTAATGGTGATTAGACCTAATCAAGCTGAGTGACTTGAATCAGTTTTATAGTGTCTTAAAACTGTTTAATTAGCATGCTGGGGCTTGCTTGAAATGCCAGTATTGTAGTAATATGATGTTGCTGTGAAGTGTAAGCTACATGTATGTTGTACTGGATGTTTCTGCCCTGGAGAGGGCAATGACTAGGAAAGATTGTCAAGCATgttgtttcttcctttcacGTATTGGAAGTTTACTATTAGGTGTTCAATCTATTCCATAGCTATCTTGGAAAATAAGGAGAGGGGGAAATGCCTAGTTAAATCTGCTATGAAGATTGTGCTTTAATACATGAGCAGTTGTGGCAGAGAAGTTACTGGTTTGTCACAATTTATTGCTGCCACTGCAAGCCTTCTGTAACTGGTAACAGCATTTGGTAATGTGTTCAGACATACTTCTCTCCAGCATGAAATGCTGAATCTTTATTTCAGGAAGAATGCTGAGTTGGAGCAAATCAATGAAATGCACAGCAATGCTGTTTTGCAAATCCAAGAAGAGCATAGCAATACATTGCGTAAACTTGGAAAGACCATTGCTGAGTTTGAAAGGTATTTAAGTTTCATTAAGACCTAGGACGGGGATTGTTTCTAAGATTACAATAAAATATGCTGTTTATTCATGTGCCTTTGTAGTTAACGCTGTATACGAGCGTTGGTACAGTATTAGAGCAGAGGATTTTGTGATCGAGTATTTGATGGCATTaagatattaatttatttcttttgagtACTAGTCAAGTGTAATGACATACTCGGCATCTAGTTCAGGAAACTGGatgtttcttcttccaaagtGTAACCAGTTAGAATATTAAAGTGCTCTTGAATCTCAACGAGAGTTGTAACTAATGATGGTGTTCTTTTTGCACTAAAATCTCTTGCAAAAAGACTTCTTGTTTAGGCTCAAAACTTGCACTGAATCAAGATTACTTGCCTTCAGTTCTTGCAGATCTTTCCTCttaaaataattcaggttgttgaagtttttaaaaagtgatacTGTTATTGTGAATATGCAAAGCACCCATGAAGGATCCAGTGGGATATTTGCCAACGCAAGCTGCACATAGCAGGTCTTTTGGTGTTAAGAATAAGCTTCAGATATACTAGgtcttttgcattttaaagtatCTACCAAAATGTGACAATATCTGTATCGTAGAACTTGTCGCAGTGTTACTGCTTATGGCtttatggaaatgtttttttaactttggaTTTATCACTGCCAGAACACTGCCCTATCTCCAGATTAGAAAATCTCTTATACTTGTTAGTGTGAGCTTGTACTGCTCTTGTAAGGCCCGAACACGTCAATCTGTGTTTTGTCTAAAGTAACAAGATTTTTCTTACTTGCATTGGAATACCAGCTACAAGAAGacaacagctgaagaaatatgCAGTCTTAAACTGGAGAACACCTCTCTGCAAGAAGAAGTTGCCAACCTAAAGAAAATAGGCCAAGATAATCTACAGCTGCTTCAGGAAGCAGAATACactaaaaacaaagcaaaagaagaatgTGCAAGGTACTAGAGAGACAAACTTTTCCTTAAGCTAAAGAATGCCAACTAAGGCTTGCTTTCTTAACTAAAACTTAACACGGTGCTCTACCAAACAAAATCAGTATTTGGTGTAAGCTTaagtttcttccttttcccagtgCAGAGGGTTGAAAATATTGACAGACAAAATTAATGACGTTTATATGCATTAGAAAACTGGTCTGTTCAATCAATTGCTTTGACTTTTTCCTTTATGTGGAACTTCAGTGAAGTATTATCCTTTTCCTATATGTTGGAATATTGTCTTTATCAGAAACATCAGTTACAGTGACTGTTCAACAAATAAGATCCACAGAGGCAGACAAGCAAATACTTAATGCAGAGCTCACCCTTTGCCACTCTGAATTATGTGTCACCTCAAATTCTGCTCACAAGCAGATGCCTATTAACCATCCATGAATTACCACACTGCAGTGAGGTAAACAAAGGTCCTTTGCTGTGGGCAAGTAACTGACTATTTGAGGAAGTGGGGGAGTTGGATCTTAAAAGATCCCAGTGTACAATCACTTGTGTTAGGCAACTGTGGTATCTGCCTGTACATGAGTTGCATTATGGAACATAGTGCGTATGTGCTGGAAGATTTCTTTCCCCACTTCTTTTAATGTAGCTTCTAGCTTGCTTCTGAAGTTGAAGCTGGATTTAAGTCAACAGCTATGCTCTGATCTTTTTAACTGTTGCATGTAGATAAATGATGTACTCAATTGCATTAGACTGCTGTTTCGGCCAAACTGAATTGGGCATTTCTGATCTTCCTAACTCTCTTTGATTTATAAAATTACTCTGTAAAGTTTTCTAATGCTTCTGCTGTCTTGTTCAGTATATTAAGATTGTCCAAAGGACAATTACAGCTTACCccagtttatttaaaacacctgtgctgctgaagatgttgccttttctttcttccccacctGCTTAATATTGCCTCCTGTTTCCATTAGAgctggtaaaagaaaaatagctgaagAGTTATTTCTTGTTTGATTTGCTGGTTGAGTGTGGCAGGGAAGGGATCCTTAGTCTCCACTGAAGTGGTCTAGCAAACAGCTGAGGTTGGAGAGGGATGGCAATGCTTCAGGTATAGAGTTTTTGAACTCTTAAATACATCCACACTAAACAATCTTGACTAGTTTCTGCTTGAGCAAACCTCTACATGTAAAGTCTGACTACTAAAGTGTCTTCCACTAAAAGCTGCTGGCATTAAACAGTCATAAATGAGAAACTTATGATCTTTCCTTGCTTCAAAAGCACTGCTTGCTTCCTCATAGAAGTTAAAAACATTGTACTTGAACTTGATTGCTTTCTGTATTGTTGTTGTTCTCTTGTAGTACTGTTTGTACAAACCTTTATTTCAGTTCTACTAACAGCTTTTCAATCATGCTTACTTGTGTTTTCAAATTTAGaatagtgtaaaaaaaaaaaaaaatcaagggtGTATGATATTTTTCTCAGGATGCTTTTAGAAGTCCAGACAAAGCTTGCActaaaagaagcagaaacagagagaaCAAAAGACTCTTGCCTTGCACAAATGGCTAAACTTCAGGAAGAACTGGAAGAGCAAACTGAAgacctgaaaagaaaactcGAAGTGGAAAGATCAAGGTGACTTTTCTCAAACTAAACGTGCATATTACAGCACACCAAGTTTTAGTGTGTATAAGTGCTGAGAGCTAACAATGACCATAATGAAACTCTACTTCTTGCTTTTTAGGAAAACCATAAACGAAGATGTGACCTCTAGCTTAAAAGAAGAGATAAAGACCTGGCGTAATCTATATGAAGATTTACATAACAAAACTAAGCCTTTTCAGGTATGTTGTGAAGTAGATGTTTATTAGTATCTGTTGACTTAAGACTTATGCAGTTGATTCAAGTTCTACTCTTGAGAAGTAAACATGCTATTTCCCATTTGAAGGCATTTATCCTGCAACGGTTTCCTAAATTACTATCACTTCAGCCAGCTATTCCCCTACCCAAACCAGGGaatgtttaatttaaagatTTCTAAAAGATTCAATATGTATTTCAGCAACAACTAGATGCATTTGAAGCAGAGAAGAATGCACTCTTAAATGAGCATGGTGCAGCCCAGGAAGAACTGAATAAACTAAGTGATGCATATGCTAAACTTCTTGGCCACCAGAACCAGAAGCAAAAAATCAAGCATGTTATGAAGTTGAAGGAAGAGAATACCCACCTGAAGCAGGtttgtgaaatgaaaagttaGAAAATTGCAAGTTATTCATTTGCTTGATTCCTttgttgctttaaatatttatagacTAATCCTGCAAACTGCTTGCTTTCTATGGTTCTTGAATTGCCTGCAAGAACTAGATTAGAACAAACCACTGGCCTCTAGAAACAGCAAGAGAGAATCTATTTTAGTTTTCGCTGAATATATGATATACAGAGGTATCACCAGTGCAAATAACTACCCCTACTCCTAGcttgattgttttttttcttacctcttTTGGAGGTTCTAGACTTAGTAAACTatctgctgaaagcagcacctGAAAGTTTCAGGGTACCATACTGCTTAATGGTGTTATACAGGAAATACACAGTGGTGCTCATTTCTCTATACCtgtatgtttggttttggtttggtttttttaatgccacCAATAATAGTGTATGTATGTTTCTGTTTAGCATTACTCAAAAGGGTCTTTTCAGTAAATGATGAAGCAGGCTTTCCCCCTGTTCTTAATTTAACTTCCATGTATTATGTTTTCTTCAGGATGTCTCAAAACTGCGTGCATGgctagcaaaagaaaaacaaaccaacagagaTCTTCAGGAGCAACTATGTACAATTCAGGGCATTAGGCGTTTTGATCCTTCCAAAGCTTTCCAGCATGATAGCAAGGAAAACATTCCTCCAAAAACTCCTCTTAAAGAAGGTAAGCTTAAATACTGATGTAACCATGTCCTTGTACCTCTTAAACTCAACCAAAGAAGGTGTCACAGTCTTGCAGAGTCTGCTGCgtttggggaaggaaggagaatgGCATCTCTTGTGTGTTTCACAGCAGATGTTGGGAGGCTGCATTGATGGGGCACTTCCAGTGCACTGTTTGCTATTGCGCTTTCCAGCCCCTGACCTGAGCAGGTGGTATGTCAGGTCAGACAACAGAAAGAGTGTTTGATGGGGGTAAGAGGAAGGAGTGGGTTACAGGGAATCAGCTGGTTTGCATGATCTTGCAAATGTGAGGGGGTTTTTGCTACTGTGTATCACCcacaattttccttctgtcacaCAGCTTACAAGTTACAGCTAATGAGGCAATTGGCAGTGTCTCCTGTGTGGCTGGTAGGGTAAAAGTGGCTCAGCCAGAGATTTGAGCCCTGGTTCTTTAGCTGTTGCCTGGCATGGCCTTATCCTGCTGTAGGTATAAATGTAAGATGCAAAAGGCCTGTGGATGAATGTGGAGTGGAGCAAAAGATGGCAAGAGCACAGAGTTGCACGGAGGGAACCAGTGTAGGAGAGAGCATGGGAGGGTATAGATCTCAATCAGACCTTCATTGTACAGTATAGTCCAGGGTCTAAAATTCTGGCTTGCCTGTTTTGTGGAGTGTAGTGCCTTCCTCTCCTATAGCAGACAAATAGTTACTCAATGTGGTGGGAGCAATAGTGGAAAAACACAAACTTAGTAATGTTTTTCCATTGCaggtaataaaaacaaaatgtaatcTCTTCTTGGTATTATGAAAAATATCATAAGTCGCCAATAAATTCATGTACTACAGAAGACTTCAGCAGACTACTTGTTCAAGGTGAAGTTGGATGCTGTATATAATAATACAAATTAGTAGGAGTACTAGACAAATGGTCTAAAATGATAATTTGTAGAAAAACTATGCTCGATCATACTCTTAGTGAGAAGCCATAGGTGACTGTATGTTCCAGATGCCTGGTACCATCATTGTGCTCTTGAACTCCAAAAAATGTTCACTGTTTCACCTTTACTTGTATGCTGAAGCTGCTTAGTTTGTTTTTGACAGAGCAGCTTAAGTTCAGAAAAGGTGAATAAGCACTGGAGAATAAGGATGGCAAATTATCTGATTTCATGAAAGATGTTTTTTTGCATCTATCTCATGTTTACAATTTTATGTTAAattacttctgctttttatgtttttttaataccaaTGGCAGGAATGCTGCCAAGAGACCCTTTTTCCTCTGTGGCCTACATAATATATAACCAATGTAGAAAATTGGACTGTACAGTTAGTTTTGATATTCTCAATGGGATCTATATTCAGGACATGCTATTTTAAATCCAGGGGCTCGATATTGCAGCTGTTGATCTTCTGATGACGATTTTCAGGTCAAACACAAACCGACTGCATTTACCTACATGTTTGCATACGGTGGCTAAGATGAGGGTCTTGAGAGAAATGTCTATTTTATGAATGCTGTGCTTACTGGATGCTTAAATTGTCATAATATCTTTTTAGGTGGCTGTTGTAATTGATCAGTGCTATATGAAGGGGAATAACAACAGAACTTGTCTTTATTGGGTGGGAGGATATCCGCTCTACGTGCATGCACTGTACAGACTTGAATTTTGGCAAGGTGGAAAGAATCTGTTTAACTGCATCTAAAATTAAGAATGTTTTAgcaaataaaagttttaaatgaaataatttgtctATTTCTCTCACAAACCAGGgataaaaaccaaaataaaactataTAGTGTAATTGACGTAGTGTTCTCTGTTCTAGTCTTAAGTCTTCATACCAAAGCCCAATGTCAGTCTTGCCTCAAAGACTGTATTCTCTAGTCtaacagaagaaattatttaagcTGAACTGTACAATACATACAACCTGCAATTCCCTTAtccctttcatttcctttgaaTTTCTCTTAAGTTCCAGTATATACTTTTGTATTGAGTGGAACATGGAACTCTGTGTTCTTGCTATTGCATCTACTAATATCCTGCATACGGGTGCTGCAGAAAGACAGTGCACTAAGCTTAGCACGTTGAATATATTGCCATTTATACCAACATTACAAGCTACAGAGAACTGATAATACATAGGAAATGAGATACCAAAAATGCATATTAAGTCCAAGGAAAGAAATTGCTATGTCTTCTCTGTTAATGTCATCTTTGTGTATTTGCTGGATTACTTGAACTTCTGAAGATGGAGGATGAGGATTAATTTCAGGTGTTTGAATTGAGAAATACTTAGTGTTCATTTAGCAGTTTGCCTGAAGTGTTGAGAGGTGTATTTTAGTAACGAAGTTGCTGAAAGAATTTAATACTGGAGTTATCTCTCCTTGtggagaaaaagatgaaagttttcttgtaaaagaaaattgtaaatgAACGTGTGTTAGTCTGGTTCGTTTAATGGGAACATGGTCTTGCTAGAAATCTTGACGTTACACAGCCTGTATGTTCACTAGTCGGTGGATGCGAAATGAGTGGTTGGTTAAGCCAAACTCCATCTAGTGAGCAGCAGGGGAAAGAGCagtggggggggcggggagggggaaatgTGTAAACTGAAAATGGAGGAACATGGAGTAACACTCTACAGCTGTTATACTGGAGTCCTTCTCATGAGATGGCATTAATCTTTCATGCAGGGTTGCTGAAAGTTGCACGCTCTCTGTGCTGTTCTGTTCCTATGGggattttaaaggcaaaatcACTGTTCATAAATCAGAATGTCAACATCTGATGAAAAGCCTTCATCccaaaaaatgaaagacatcCTTAgttaatgtgtttttaaaaatgtaaatgagcCTTTTATTTCAAGACAGATGAGGGCAAGTGAATGTTAACAGAAGGTTCCATAAAACTCAAACATGGAAATGGGGACAGTGCATTCAGGTACATTTTTAACTGAACCTCATTTTTGGTGTTTTACATGTCCTGCATCAAATTAGCAAGAGTTCGTCAAAGGGTGAAAGTATaccaagcaaagcaaaatactgcAGATATCACAGGGCTATACTTCTGTGATGGctacataccttttttttttatgcagccTTAATTCTTAAAGCTTTCTAGCTTCATTGGCAGTTTTGCCTACATGtcattttaaatcctttttagACTATCAGGAGTATGCTTATGTTGccaaaaagaacagagaaactCTTACATATAACTATGCTAGCCTTACAGCaatgttgatttttgttttagctttaaaatataGATAAATAATGTAGAGCAGACTGAGGAGAGAAGTAAAGCATGGAAGTAAAGGGGAAACTTTGAGCACTGTGTCAACTTCAATCTAAGCAGTTTTGCCAGTTTCACAGAGATTGCCATGCAAAACAGAGGGAACAAAAGCAAGTAGGAAAGACACAGATAAGCCCTCCCAGACTCTGACATCTAAAGAGCCTGCCAGAACACAAAGCAAGCTATTACTTCTTTCCATCTCAGCTCCACTTGCAGAAAACTGCCTGCACTGTGAAATAGTATTAAAAACTGAGACCTTGATACTGGTAGCTCAACTGACTTAAGTACTCACTGCAGGAATCAATTACTTTCATGTTGTGgaacataacttttttttattgaaaaaatatataatttaacaagaaattatttctctgatCCATCTCACTGCATTGTAGCAAGGTCTGGGTTGTATTTagtttaaatgtaaaatgaagagCTGCTAGAATCCTCAACCTGGCTGACCTAATTAGAGCCCTCCTCCTGTTTCCtataaaaggaaaactgcatAAGACTCTGTGCCAGTGCTTTGAATAAATTTTATACGTGCAATGGCTGCACTTGCTTACGCTGGCTGTTATGAAGTAACAACT
Protein-coding regions in this window:
- the HMMR gene encoding hyaluronan mediated motility receptor; its protein translation is MAFSRAPLRRFNESSVCTPLQGSYYAKSSDALKSSLSSESCQRVRKQKSETNLNGEKNAPTPVTGRRLTSLGSTPANGTLKPKKDLILMKEKKKQKTLEKEIRALVRERGEQDKKLQALDEDFVKIEAKLSAAVQEKTSLLANVACLKKQLLELTRTNELLKSKLSEDGVQKKMSSLCMELMKLRNKRDAKEKTALAKQEDMEMKLQEVQRNLEHSKGKVAQLEEKLSATEREKVEEKSDTEKLLEYITELSSVAETVEKYKLDVAQMEEMLIKKDQDIGILRDTLKNKEEESFKLIKELNERCQLLQQEKEKELSDSRGKFLSMNAEIEDLKKKFCLEEQEHQKLLQKHEEMVSQLQQEKESSASMHQKLLEFQDEVTSERHLLEEELNDTMNELNKLHAKEKKAEKLVKRLEQEIKSQALELAEMEVKLKGKNAELEQINEMHSNAVLQIQEEHSNTLRKLGKTIAEFESYKKTTAEEICSLKLENTSLQEEVANLKKIGQDNLQLLQEAEYTKNKAKEECARMLLEVQTKLALKEAETERTKDSCLAQMAKLQEELEEQTEDLKRKLEVERSRKTINEDVTSSLKEEIKTWRNLYEDLHNKTKPFQQQLDAFEAEKNALLNEHGAAQEELNKLSDAYAKLLGHQNQKQKIKHVMKLKEENTHLKQDVSKLRAWLAKEKQTNRDLQEQLCTIQGIRRFDPSKAFQHDSKENIPPKTPLKEGNKNKM